Proteins from a genomic interval of Streptomyces sp. NBC_00820:
- a CDS encoding GntR family transcriptional regulator — protein sequence MAEQLSGLADDRVLLGRTSTAERVSDILRSRIAEGYFPPGTRLSEDSIGGALGVSRNTLREAFRLLTHERLLVHELNRGVFVRVLTVDDVEDIYRTRTLVECAVVRGLGEPPYALDRLAAAVTEGQLAAHENDWKSLGTANIHFHRELVALAGSERTDELMRSVFAELRLAFHVVDDPRRLHEPYLMRNRRILQALQAGDRHEAERLLETYLADSLERVVEVYRRRVGEDGPGTD from the coding sequence ATGGCAGAGCAGCTGTCCGGACTGGCCGACGACCGTGTCCTCCTGGGGCGTACCAGCACCGCCGAACGCGTTTCCGACATCCTCAGAAGCCGTATCGCCGAGGGCTACTTCCCGCCAGGCACCCGCCTGTCGGAGGACAGCATCGGCGGCGCTCTCGGGGTGTCGCGCAACACACTGCGCGAGGCGTTCCGGCTGCTCACCCACGAGCGCCTGCTGGTCCACGAACTCAACCGGGGCGTCTTCGTCCGCGTGCTCACCGTGGACGACGTCGAGGACATCTACCGCACCCGGACCCTGGTCGAGTGCGCCGTCGTCCGGGGTCTCGGCGAACCGCCGTACGCGCTCGACCGACTGGCCGCGGCCGTCACCGAGGGGCAGTTGGCCGCGCACGAGAACGACTGGAAATCGCTGGGCACCGCCAACATCCACTTCCACCGGGAACTGGTCGCCCTGGCCGGCAGCGAGCGCACCGACGAGCTGATGCGCAGCGTCTTCGCCGAGCTGCGCCTCGCCTTCCACGTCGTCGACGACCCGCGCCGGCTGCACGAGCCCTACCTCATGCGCAACCGCCGCATCCTGCAGGCCCTCCAGGCCGGGGACCGGCACGAGGCGGAGCGACTGCTGGAGACCTACCTCGCGGACTCCCTGGAGCGGGTCGTGGAGGTGTACCGGCGGCGGGTCGGGGAGGACGGACCCGGGACGGACTGA
- a CDS encoding MFS transporter: protein MSTTPPPQPVTPDLRPAHGEHTTEDGAFGWLRALGPQGRRAFAGAFGGYALDSYDYFTLPLSMVALAAYFGLDSGQTGLFTTVTLVVSAIGGAVAGVVADRVGRVRALMLTVVTYAVFTVACGFAPNYETLLVFRALQGLGFGGEWAVGAILVAEYAGARHRGRTLGAVQSSWAAGWALAAIVYTLVFSFAGDDLAWRIMFWTGALPALLVVWVRRRVHDAPEATAAREQSPRRGSFAAIFRPGTDGGPGLLRTTLFACLLSTGVQGGYYTLATWVPTYLKSERGLSVVGTGGYLTFLISGAFLGYLTGGYLTDRLGRRRNIWLFALLSAVCVLAYANIPHGADTLLLVLGFPLGFCMSAIFSGFGSYLSELYPTEVRGTGQGFTYNTGRAVGAVFPTLVGFLADSWGVGGALVFGAVGYGIAALALLGLPETRGRELA from the coding sequence ATGAGCACGACTCCCCCACCCCAGCCCGTGACACCGGACCTGCGGCCGGCACACGGCGAACACACGACCGAGGACGGCGCGTTCGGCTGGCTCCGCGCTCTCGGCCCGCAGGGCAGGCGCGCGTTCGCCGGTGCTTTCGGCGGATATGCCCTGGATTCCTACGACTACTTCACGCTGCCGCTGAGCATGGTGGCGCTCGCGGCGTACTTCGGTCTGGACAGCGGCCAGACCGGCCTGTTCACCACCGTCACGCTGGTGGTCTCCGCGATCGGCGGTGCCGTGGCCGGCGTGGTCGCGGACCGGGTGGGCCGGGTCCGGGCGCTGATGCTGACCGTGGTCACCTACGCGGTCTTCACCGTGGCCTGCGGGTTCGCGCCCAACTACGAGACGCTGCTGGTCTTCCGGGCGCTCCAGGGGCTCGGTTTCGGCGGCGAGTGGGCGGTCGGGGCGATCCTGGTCGCCGAGTACGCCGGCGCGCGCCACCGCGGCCGTACGCTCGGGGCGGTCCAGAGTTCGTGGGCGGCCGGCTGGGCGCTGGCCGCGATCGTCTACACGCTGGTGTTCTCCTTCGCGGGCGACGACCTGGCCTGGCGGATCATGTTCTGGACCGGGGCGCTGCCCGCGCTCCTGGTGGTGTGGGTGCGCCGCCGGGTGCACGACGCTCCGGAGGCGACGGCGGCGCGTGAACAGAGCCCGCGGCGCGGCTCGTTCGCGGCGATCTTCCGGCCGGGCACGGACGGCGGTCCCGGCCTGCTGCGCACCACGCTCTTCGCGTGCCTGCTGTCGACGGGCGTGCAGGGCGGCTACTACACGCTGGCGACGTGGGTCCCGACGTACCTGAAGTCCGAGCGGGGCCTGTCGGTCGTCGGCACCGGCGGCTATCTGACGTTCCTGATCTCCGGGGCCTTCCTCGGCTACCTGACCGGCGGCTACCTCACCGACCGGCTCGGCCGGCGGCGCAACATCTGGCTGTTCGCGCTCCTGTCGGCGGTGTGCGTCCTGGCGTACGCGAACATCCCGCACGGCGCCGACACCCTGCTGCTGGTGCTGGGTTTCCCGCTCGGGTTCTGCATGTCGGCCATCTTCAGCGGCTTCGGCTCGTACCTGAGCGAGCTCTACCCGACGGAGGTGCGCGGCACCGGACAGGGTTTCACCTACAACACGGGCCGCGCGGTCGGCGCGGTCTTCCCGACCCTGGTGGGTTTCCTGGCCGACAGCTGGGGTGTGGGCGGCGCGCTGGTCTTCGGCGCGGTCGGCTACGGCATCGCGGCGCTGGCCCTGCTCGGGCTGCCCGAGACGCGCGGGAGGGAACTCGCATGA
- a CDS encoding putative hydro-lyase, which yields MTRPSRIEDRPVTLVDEHARAWRPKTARARFRDGLTGPTAGVAAGHTQANLISVPADWAYDMLLFCQRNPKPCPVLDVTDAGSATTVLAQGADLRTDLPRYRVWQDGELVEEPTDVRAHWRDDLVSFLLGCSFTFEWALAAAGVPIRHVEQGRNVPMYVTDRQCRPAGRLRGPMVVSMRPVPPEHLRAAIRESSLLPAVHGGPVYCGEPSALGIADLSRPDFGDPVAADPEDIPVFWACGVTPQAAVMASRPPFAITHAPGQMFLTDARDEQYRVAGVD from the coding sequence ATGACGCGGCCGAGCCGTATCGAGGACCGTCCCGTGACCCTCGTCGACGAGCACGCGCGCGCGTGGCGGCCGAAAACCGCGCGGGCCCGCTTCCGGGACGGCCTGACCGGGCCCACGGCGGGCGTCGCGGCGGGCCACACGCAGGCCAACCTGATCTCGGTGCCGGCCGACTGGGCGTACGACATGCTGCTGTTCTGTCAGCGCAATCCGAAGCCCTGTCCGGTGCTGGACGTCACCGACGCGGGTTCCGCCACGACCGTCCTCGCTCAGGGCGCGGACCTGCGCACCGACCTGCCGCGCTACCGGGTGTGGCAGGACGGCGAGCTGGTCGAGGAGCCGACGGACGTGCGGGCGCACTGGCGGGACGACCTGGTGTCGTTCCTGCTCGGCTGCAGCTTCACCTTCGAGTGGGCCCTGGCCGCGGCGGGCGTTCCGATCCGGCACGTCGAGCAGGGCCGCAACGTGCCGATGTACGTGACGGACAGGCAGTGCCGTCCGGCGGGCCGGCTGCGCGGACCGATGGTGGTGTCCATGCGCCCGGTGCCGCCGGAGCACCTGCGCGCCGCGATCCGGGAGAGCAGCCTGCTGCCTGCCGTGCACGGTGGCCCCGTGTACTGCGGCGAACCCTCGGCCCTCGGCATCGCGGACCTCTCCCGGCCGGACTTCGGCGACCCGGTGGCCGCCGATCCCGAGGACATCCCGGTGTTCTGGGCCTGCGGAGTCACCCCGCAGGCGGCGGTAATGGCCTCCCGGCCGCCGTTCGCGATCACCCACGCGCCGGGCCAGATGTTCCTGACCGACGCGCGCGACGAGCAGTACCGCGTGGCGGGCGTCGACTGA
- a CDS encoding LamB/YcsF family protein, which translates to MTVIDLNADLGEGFGRWRLTDDEQLLSVVTSANVACGFHAGDAATMRRVCELAAERGVTIGAQVSYRDLAGFGRRAMDVPPVELAAEVAYQIGALEVFARAAGARVAYVKPHGALYNRVVRDAEQARAVVDGVLLADASLPVLGLPGSRLLELAGKAGLPAVTEAFADRAYTDEGALVPRGRDGAVLTDPDTVVERSVSLARSGAVTAHSGRRVQVRARSLCLHGDTPGAVGLARLVRDRLVAAGVRVEAFA; encoded by the coding sequence ATGACCGTGATCGATCTGAACGCCGACCTCGGCGAGGGCTTCGGCCGCTGGCGGCTGACCGACGACGAACAACTGCTGTCCGTCGTCACCAGCGCCAACGTGGCCTGCGGGTTCCACGCCGGGGACGCGGCCACCATGCGCCGCGTGTGCGAACTGGCGGCCGAACGCGGGGTGACGATCGGCGCACAGGTCTCCTACCGGGACCTCGCCGGGTTCGGGCGGCGCGCGATGGACGTACCGCCCGTCGAGCTGGCGGCCGAAGTCGCCTACCAGATCGGCGCGTTGGAGGTGTTCGCCCGGGCTGCGGGCGCGCGGGTGGCATACGTCAAGCCGCACGGCGCGCTCTACAACCGGGTCGTACGCGACGCGGAGCAGGCCCGCGCGGTGGTCGACGGCGTACTCCTCGCGGACGCCTCACTGCCGGTGCTGGGGCTGCCCGGGTCGCGCCTGCTGGAGCTGGCCGGGAAGGCGGGGCTGCCGGCCGTCACGGAGGCGTTCGCCGACCGCGCCTACACCGACGAGGGCGCGCTGGTGCCGCGCGGCCGGGACGGCGCCGTGCTGACCGACCCGGACACCGTCGTGGAGCGCTCGGTGAGCCTCGCGCGATCCGGCGCGGTCACCGCGCACTCCGGCAGGCGCGTCCAGGTGCGCGCCCGCTCGCTGTGCCTGCACGGCGACACGCCCGGCGCGGTGGGGCTGGCGCGCCTGGTGCGCGACCGGCTGGTCGCGGCGGGGGTGCGGGTGGAGGCCTTCGCGTGA
- a CDS encoding 5-oxoprolinase subunit B family protein, with translation MRALPVGEDALLVEVSSGEEARALHAELLRRRAEGSLTVREIVPAARTVLLDGLDDPVRRAAELTSSEVPSAPPRARALVELSVRYDGPDLAEVAAHWKVSAREVARIHAGTEFEVAFCGFAPGFGYLTGLPARYDVPRRATPRTAVPAGAVALAGPYTGVYPRSSPGGWQLIGTTDAVLWDHTRVPAALLSPGTRVRFVPAEET, from the coding sequence GTGAGGGCGCTGCCGGTCGGCGAGGACGCGCTGCTCGTGGAGGTCTCCTCGGGCGAGGAGGCGCGGGCCCTGCACGCGGAACTGCTGCGCCGCCGCGCGGAGGGCTCGCTGACCGTCCGCGAGATCGTCCCGGCGGCACGCACGGTCCTGCTCGACGGCCTGGACGATCCGGTCCGCCGGGCGGCCGAACTGACCTCCTCCGAGGTGCCGTCCGCCCCTCCACGCGCGCGTGCGCTCGTGGAGCTGTCCGTGCGCTACGACGGCCCGGACCTCGCCGAGGTCGCCGCCCACTGGAAGGTGTCCGCGCGCGAGGTGGCCCGGATCCACGCGGGCACCGAGTTCGAGGTGGCCTTCTGCGGGTTCGCGCCCGGCTTCGGCTACCTCACCGGACTGCCCGCCCGCTACGACGTCCCGCGCCGGGCCACTCCGCGCACGGCGGTACCGGCCGGTGCGGTGGCGCTGGCGGGGCCGTACACCGGCGTGTACCCGCGTTCCTCGCCGGGCGGCTGGCAGCTCATCGGCACCACGGACGCGGTGCTGTGGGACCACACGCGGGTACCGGCCGCGCTGCTGTCACCGGGCACGCGCGTGCGCTTCGTACCGGCGGAGGAGACATGA
- a CDS encoding biotin-dependent carboxyltransferase family protein, with the protein MTDRALVVVRAGALTTVQDRGRPGYAHLGVPRSGALDAPAAALVNRLVGNAADAAVLETTLDGCALRPRSAVTLAVGGAPCAVSVNGRPAPWGAPVGVAAGELLEVGRAVAGVRSYVAVSGGVAVEPVLGSRATDLLSGLGPAPLANGTVLPVGVPAGPPARVDAVPQPRPPAELVLRVTPGPRADWFTARAHRDLATRAYRVSPASNRIGLRTEGPALERARTGELPSEGMVLGAVQVPPDGRPVVFLADHPTTGGYPVIAVVRARDLPAAAQAVPGTPVRFVAVRRR; encoded by the coding sequence ATGACCGACCGCGCGCTCGTCGTCGTACGGGCAGGGGCGCTGACCACGGTGCAGGATCGGGGGCGGCCCGGGTACGCGCACCTCGGCGTGCCCCGCTCCGGGGCGCTCGACGCGCCCGCGGCGGCGCTCGTCAACCGGCTGGTCGGCAACGCGGCGGACGCGGCCGTCCTGGAGACCACCCTCGACGGCTGTGCGCTGCGGCCGCGTTCGGCCGTGACCCTCGCGGTGGGCGGCGCGCCCTGCGCCGTCTCCGTGAACGGCCGCCCGGCGCCCTGGGGCGCCCCGGTCGGTGTGGCCGCCGGCGAACTGCTGGAAGTGGGCCGCGCTGTGGCCGGGGTACGTTCCTACGTGGCTGTCTCGGGTGGTGTCGCCGTGGAGCCGGTGCTCGGCAGCCGCGCCACGGACCTGCTGTCCGGGCTCGGTCCGGCACCGCTCGCGAACGGCACGGTGCTGCCGGTCGGCGTCCCGGCCGGGCCCCCCGCGCGCGTGGACGCCGTCCCGCAGCCGCGTCCGCCGGCCGAACTCGTGCTGCGGGTGACGCCGGGGCCGCGCGCGGACTGGTTCACGGCGCGGGCGCACCGCGATCTGGCCACGCGCGCGTACCGGGTGTCTCCGGCGAGCAACCGCATCGGCCTGCGTACCGAGGGGCCCGCGCTGGAGCGGGCCCGAACCGGCGAACTCCCCAGCGAGGGCATGGTCCTCGGCGCGGTGCAGGTCCCGCCGGACGGCCGCCCGGTGGTCTTCCTGGCCGACCACCCGACCACCGGGGGTTACCCCGTGATCGCCGTGGTCCGCGCCCGCGACCTCCCGGCGGCCGCGCAGGCCGTCCCGGGCACCCCCGTCCGGTTCGTCGCCGTACGACGCCGCTGA
- a CDS encoding HEAT repeat domain-containing protein yields the protein MFDPVIAPSGTLLGLLQRGRGDGTLHALTAPRAEALAALDHCVLHDPRHDWQVENRSLYYARLYLDLNGELDAIEAHLFDPEDVLDTEESRTGLALAVLGHLASYDRLDALRLLRRYAAHGSNWAWALDELALRDDDAGLRALAAPVLARFSTDPQGEAELAATVRDAFEPRPWRLWAEDPREPIATRVRAAQEAGSFDRWQRQMRPTGPRPGWSVSAVFEWAQQGIERGAALHVPAARCLAAVAGPGDRPEILQAARTGTEGARCTALRYLADSEDPDALDLVEAAVADGPTPVVEAAVDAFERMRGIAAVDRARGWAQRPDALGAAAARMLACSGGAQDSDLVLGALREAVRGDGPDAATLWTLVDGTGRLGIACAAPVLRHIYRETASSHLRGRAARALTATDPSFAAGFAVECLWDCEETTRELAARHAETGDARVVERLRRLAADPAEEDEVQTAVRSRFGPDMPAM from the coding sequence ATGTTCGATCCGGTCATAGCGCCCAGCGGTACGCTGCTCGGGCTGCTCCAGCGCGGTCGCGGCGACGGCACGCTGCACGCGCTCACCGCCCCGCGAGCGGAAGCGCTCGCGGCCCTCGACCACTGTGTGCTCCACGACCCCCGCCACGACTGGCAGGTCGAGAACCGCTCCCTGTACTACGCCCGGCTCTACCTCGACCTGAACGGCGAGCTGGACGCCATCGAGGCGCACCTCTTCGACCCCGAGGACGTCCTCGACACCGAGGAGTCCCGCACCGGTCTCGCCCTGGCCGTGCTCGGGCACCTCGCCTCCTACGACAGGCTCGACGCGCTCCGGCTGCTGCGCAGGTACGCCGCCCACGGCTCCAACTGGGCGTGGGCCCTGGACGAGCTGGCCCTCAGGGACGACGACGCGGGCCTGCGCGCCCTCGCCGCCCCCGTCCTGGCCCGGTTCTCCACCGACCCGCAGGGCGAGGCCGAGCTGGCCGCCACCGTGCGCGACGCCTTCGAACCGCGGCCCTGGCGGCTGTGGGCCGAGGACCCGCGCGAACCGATCGCCACGCGCGTGCGTGCCGCCCAGGAGGCCGGGTCCTTCGACCGCTGGCAGAGGCAGATGCGGCCCACCGGACCCCGCCCCGGCTGGAGCGTGAGCGCCGTCTTCGAATGGGCTCAGCAGGGCATCGAACGCGGTGCCGCGCTCCACGTCCCGGCCGCCCGGTGTCTGGCCGCCGTGGCCGGTCCCGGGGACCGGCCCGAGATCCTCCAGGCCGCGCGGACCGGCACCGAGGGCGCCCGCTGCACGGCCCTGCGCTACCTCGCCGACAGCGAGGACCCCGACGCCCTCGACCTGGTCGAGGCCGCGGTCGCCGACGGGCCGACGCCCGTCGTCGAGGCCGCCGTCGACGCCTTCGAGCGGATGCGCGGCATCGCCGCCGTGGACCGCGCGCGCGGCTGGGCCCAGCGCCCCGACGCGCTCGGCGCCGCCGCCGCGCGCATGCTCGCCTGCAGCGGCGGAGCCCAGGACAGCGACCTCGTCCTCGGCGCCCTGCGCGAGGCCGTGCGTGGCGACGGCCCCGACGCGGCGACCCTGTGGACCCTCGTGGACGGCACCGGACGCCTCGGTATCGCCTGCGCGGCACCCGTACTGCGCCACATCTACCGCGAGACGGCCTCCTCCCATCTCCGCGGCCGCGCCGCCCGCGCCCTCACCGCCACCGACCCGTCCTTCGCCGCCGGCTTCGCCGTGGAATGCCTGTGGGACTGCGAGGAGACCACCCGCGAACTCGCCGCCCGGCACGCCGAGACCGGTGACGCCCGCGTGGTCGAGCGCCTCCGTCGCCTCGCCGCCGACCCGGCCGAGGAGGACGAGGTGCAGACGGCGGTGCGCAGCCGCTTCGGACCGGACATGCCGGCCATGTGA
- a CDS encoding ankyrin repeat domain-containing protein: MSEAPDPEVVELATKIFDLARQGRTEALMAYVDAGVPAGLTNDRGDSLVMLAAYHGHADAVRELLARGAEANQINDRGQTPLAGAVFKGETEVIKALVEGGADPAAGTPSAVDTARMFGRTELLELFGAR, translated from the coding sequence ATGAGTGAAGCCCCCGACCCCGAGGTCGTGGAGCTGGCGACCAAGATCTTCGATCTGGCCCGCCAGGGTCGCACCGAGGCGCTCATGGCGTACGTCGACGCGGGCGTGCCGGCCGGCCTCACCAACGACCGCGGTGACTCTCTGGTGATGCTCGCCGCCTACCACGGGCACGCCGACGCCGTCCGTGAACTGCTCGCCCGGGGCGCCGAGGCGAACCAGATCAACGACCGGGGACAGACCCCGCTCGCGGGTGCCGTGTTCAAGGGGGAGACCGAGGTGATCAAGGCCCTCGTGGAGGGCGGCGCCGATCCCGCCGCGGGCACCCCGTCGGCCGTGGACACGGCGCGCATGTTCGGCAGGACAGAGCTTCTGGAACTGTTCGGTGCGCGCTGA
- a CDS encoding SCO1417 family MocR-like transcription factor, with product MAHWTSAVGAAQLARLLNSQQERPAGPGTRRPPAYRALADGIRLLVLEGRVPVAARLPAERELALALSVSRTTVAAAYEALRSEGFLESRRGAGSWTAVPAGNPLPARGLEPLPPEALGSVIDLGCASLTAPEPWLTRAVQGALEELAPYAHTHGDYPAGLPALRAMIAERYTARGIPTMPEQIMVTTGAMGAIDAICHLFAGRGERIAVESPSYANILQLMREAGARLVPVAMAEGLTGWDLDRWRQVLREAAPRLAYVVADFHNPTGALADEDQRRRLVDAARSAGTVLVADETMSELWLDDDFEKGAMPRPVCGFDPAGSTVITVGSASKAFWAGMRIGWVRAAPDVIRSLVSARAYADLGTPVVEQLAVNWLFSTGGWEQAVELRRSQARENRDALVAAVRRELPDWEFEVPKGGLTLWVRAGGLSGSRLAEAGERVGVRVPSGPRFGVDGAFEGYVRLPFTVGGAVAQEAAVRLAAAARLVEAGATGGTEAPRMFVA from the coding sequence GTGGCGCATTGGACCTCGGCGGTGGGTGCCGCGCAGCTCGCCCGGCTCCTCAACTCCCAGCAGGAGCGCCCCGCGGGCCCCGGTACGCGCCGGCCGCCCGCCTATCGCGCCCTCGCCGACGGCATCCGGCTCCTCGTCCTCGAAGGGCGCGTCCCGGTCGCCGCCCGGCTGCCCGCCGAACGCGAGCTGGCCCTCGCCCTCTCCGTCAGCCGCACCACCGTCGCCGCCGCCTACGAGGCGCTGCGCAGCGAGGGCTTCCTGGAGTCCCGGCGCGGCGCGGGGAGCTGGACGGCCGTCCCGGCCGGCAACCCGCTGCCCGCGCGCGGTCTGGAACCCCTGCCGCCCGAGGCGCTCGGGTCGGTGATCGATCTCGGCTGCGCGTCCCTCACCGCCCCCGAGCCGTGGCTCACCCGGGCCGTGCAGGGTGCGCTGGAGGAGCTGGCCCCGTACGCCCACACCCACGGCGACTACCCGGCCGGACTGCCCGCCCTGCGCGCGATGATCGCCGAGCGCTACACCGCGCGCGGTATCCCCACGATGCCCGAGCAGATCATGGTGACGACCGGGGCCATGGGCGCCATCGACGCGATCTGCCACCTCTTCGCGGGCCGCGGCGAACGCATCGCCGTCGAGTCCCCGTCCTACGCCAACATCCTCCAGCTGATGCGCGAGGCGGGCGCGCGGCTGGTCCCGGTCGCGATGGCCGAGGGGCTGACCGGCTGGGACCTGGACCGCTGGCGCCAGGTCCTGCGCGAGGCGGCGCCCCGGCTCGCCTACGTCGTCGCCGACTTCCACAACCCGACCGGCGCGCTGGCCGACGAGGACCAGCGGCGCCGGCTGGTGGACGCGGCCCGATCGGCCGGGACCGTCCTCGTCGCCGACGAGACGATGAGCGAGCTGTGGCTCGACGACGACTTCGAGAAGGGCGCGATGCCCCGCCCGGTCTGCGGCTTCGACCCGGCCGGCTCGACCGTCATCACCGTCGGCTCGGCGAGCAAGGCATTCTGGGCCGGGATGCGCATCGGCTGGGTGCGCGCGGCCCCGGACGTCATCCGCAGCCTGGTCTCGGCGCGGGCCTACGCCGACCTCGGGACCCCCGTCGTGGAGCAGCTGGCTGTGAACTGGCTGTTCAGCACGGGGGGTTGGGAGCAGGCCGTGGAGCTGCGCCGCAGCCAGGCCCGGGAGAACCGTGACGCCCTGGTGGCCGCGGTGCGGCGCGAACTGCCCGACTGGGAGTTCGAGGTCCCCAAGGGTGGGCTGACGCTGTGGGTCCGCGCGGGCGGCCTCTCGGGGTCCCGGCTCGCGGAAGCGGGCGAACGGGTGGGCGTCCGCGTCCCGTCAGGCCCCCGCTTCGGCGTCGACGGCGCCTTCGAGGGGTATGTGCGCCTGCCGTTCACCGTCGGGGGAGCGGTGGCCCAGGAGGCGGCGGTCCGGCTGGCCGCCGCGGCCCGCCTGGTGGAGGCAGGGGCGACGGGGGGCACGGAGGCGCCTCGTATGTTCGTCGCGTAG
- the yczE gene encoding membrane protein YczE — MSTPSRLGRRLIQLYAGLTLYGVSSALLVEANLGLEPWNVLHEGLAKLTGLSIGTVLIIVGAAVLLLWIPLRQRPGLGTVSNVFVIGLALDGTLALVPDAHGLAARIPLMVAGIVLNGAATGLYIAANFGPGPRDGLMTGLHQRSGRSIRLIRTALELVVVVTGFALGGSIGVGTVLYAVCIGPLAQLFLRVFAVRAAPGDSSAVAEESPERVILRQ, encoded by the coding sequence GTGTCCACTCCCAGCCGTCTCGGACGACGGTTGATCCAGCTGTACGCCGGGCTCACGCTCTACGGCGTGAGTTCCGCGCTGCTCGTCGAGGCGAACCTGGGCCTGGAACCGTGGAACGTGCTGCACGAGGGGCTCGCGAAGCTCACCGGCCTGAGCATCGGCACGGTCCTGATCATCGTCGGCGCCGCGGTGCTGCTGCTGTGGATCCCGCTGCGTCAGCGGCCGGGACTCGGGACCGTCTCCAACGTCTTCGTCATCGGCCTCGCCCTCGACGGCACGCTCGCCCTGGTCCCGGACGCCCACGGCCTCGCCGCGCGAATCCCCCTGATGGTGGCCGGCATCGTGCTGAACGGCGCGGCGACGGGTCTGTACATCGCTGCGAACTTCGGGCCGGGGCCGCGCGACGGGCTGATGACGGGCCTGCACCAGCGCTCCGGCCGCTCGATCCGGCTGATACGCACGGCCCTCGAACTCGTCGTGGTGGTCACCGGATTCGCCCTGGGCGGTTCCATCGGCGTCGGCACCGTGCTCTACGCGGTGTGCATCGGACCGCTGGCCCAGCTGTTCCTGAGGGTGTTCGCCGTCCGCGCGGCGCCGGGTGACTCCTCGGCCGTTGCCGAGGAGTCACCCGAACGGGTGATACTGCGACAGTGA
- a CDS encoding glycerophosphodiester phosphodiesterase, with the protein MTPSLRHPYLDHPGPIPFAHRGGAADGLENTVAQFRRAVELGYRYMETDVHATADGRLVAFHDATLDRVTDGAGRIAELPWEEVRHARVGGREPVPLFEELLDTFPETRWNVDIKAEAALRPLLELIERRNIWDRVCLGSFSEARVLRAQRLGGPRLATSFGTRGVVSLRLRSWGLPAAVRRSAVAAQVPEAQSGVHVVDQRFVRAAHARGLQVHVWTINEADRMHRLLDLGVDGIMTDHIDTLRKVMEDRGVWA; encoded by the coding sequence GTGACGCCGTCCCTCCGCCACCCGTACCTGGACCACCCCGGCCCGATCCCGTTCGCCCACCGGGGCGGGGCCGCCGACGGGCTGGAGAACACCGTGGCGCAGTTCCGGCGCGCGGTCGAGCTGGGTTACCGGTACATGGAGACCGACGTGCACGCGACGGCGGACGGCAGGCTGGTCGCCTTCCACGACGCGACCCTGGACCGCGTCACCGACGGGGCCGGCCGCATCGCCGAACTGCCCTGGGAAGAGGTGCGGCACGCGCGCGTGGGCGGCCGGGAACCGGTGCCGCTCTTCGAGGAACTGCTGGACACCTTCCCCGAGACCCGCTGGAACGTGGACATCAAGGCGGAGGCCGCCCTGCGGCCCCTGCTGGAGCTGATCGAGCGCAGGAACATCTGGGACCGGGTCTGTCTGGGCTCGTTCTCGGAGGCCCGGGTGCTCAGGGCGCAGCGGCTGGGCGGCCCGCGCCTGGCCACGTCCTTCGGCACGCGCGGGGTGGTCAGCCTGCGGCTGCGTTCCTGGGGGCTGCCGGCCGCCGTGCGCCGGTCCGCCGTCGCCGCGCAGGTGCCCGAGGCCCAGTCGGGCGTCCACGTGGTCGACCAGCGCTTCGTCCGCGCCGCCCACGCGCGCGGGCTCCAGGTGCACGTGTGGACGATCAACGAGGCGGATCGGATGCACCGCCTCCTGGACCTGGGTGTCGATGGCATCATGACCGATCACATCGACACGTTGCGCAAGGTCATGGAGGACCGCGGCGTCTGGGCCTGA